In one window of Tripterygium wilfordii isolate XIE 37 chromosome 1, ASM1340144v1, whole genome shotgun sequence DNA:
- the LOC120002124 gene encoding gibberellin-regulated protein 12-like, which yields MARLSWASIALILILAISFAVEVSYAGGEGSVTIEQCPPACDYRCSATSHQKPCLLYCNMCCKKCLCVPSGTYGHKEECPCYNNWKTKEGKPKCP from the exons atggcAAGGCTTTCTTGGGCTTCCATTGCCTTAATCCTTATCCTTGCCATTTCATTTGCTGTTGAAGtctcatat GCTGGCGGAGAGGGATCAGTCACCATAGAAC AATGTCCGCCGGCGTGCGACTACCGATGCTCGGCAACCTCACACCAGAAGCCATGCCTGCTGTACTGCAATATGTGTTGCAAGAAATGCTTGTGTGTTCCTTCGGGCACCTATGGACACAAGGAAGAATGTCCCTGCTACAATAATTGGAAGACTAAGGAGGGCAAGCCCAAGTGTCCTTGA
- the LOC119997397 gene encoding major strawberry allergen Fra a 1.06-like, producing the protein MGVFTFESENCSTIPPAKLFKAYVLEGYKLFPKVVPHAIKNVEILEGDGGAGSILKLHFGEASPEFRYATHKIELVDKANLLFNYSVIEGDILRDVVEKISFETKVVPTGDGGSIWKSKGTYYTKGDFVLEEDKVKAADDKAKELFKAVQEYVLAHLDEF; encoded by the exons ATGGGTGTTTTCACTTTCGAGTCGGAGAACTGCTCAACAATCCCACCAGCAAAACTCTTCAAGGCCTATGTTCTTGAGGGTTACAAGCTCTTCCCCAAAGTTGTTCCTCACGCCATTAAGAATGTTGAAATCCTTGAAGGAGATGGTGGTGCCGGATCCATCTTGAAGCTCCACTTTGGTGAAG CTTCTCCCGAGTTCAGATATGCGACCCACAAGATTGAATTGGTAGACAAAGCCAATTTGCTGTTCAATTACAGCGTGATCGAAGGCGATATCTTGAGGGACGTTGTTGAGAAGATCAGCTTCGAGACCAAGGTCGTGCCGACTGGAGATGGAGGGTCTATCTGGAAGAGCAAAGGCACTTACTACACAAAAGGTGATTTTGTGCTCGAGGAAGACAAGGTTAAGGCAGCAGATGACAAGGCCAAGGAACTGTTCAAGGCTGTCCAAGAATATGTCTTAGCCCACCTCGATgagttttaa
- the LOC119997380 gene encoding major strawberry allergen Fra a 1.05-like isoform X3, producing MGVFTFESENCFTIPPAKLFKAYVLEGNKLFPKVVPHAIKSVEILEGDGGAGSILKLHFGEASPEFRYATHKIELVDKDNLMFSYSVIEGDILRDIVEKISFETKVVPSGDGGSIWKSKGTYYTKGDFVLEEDKIKAADNC from the exons ATGGGTGTTTTTACTTTCGAATCAGAGAACTGCTTCACAATCCCACCAGCAAAACTCTTCAAGGCTTATGTTCTTGAGGGTAACAAGCTCTTCCCCAAAGTTGTTCCTCACGCCATTAAGAGTGTCGAAATCCTTGAAGGTGATGGTGGTGCCGGATCCATCTTGAAGCTCCACTTTGGTGAAG CTTCTCCCGAGTTCAGATATGCGACCCACAAGATTGAATTGGTAGACAAAGACAATTTGATGTTCAGTTACAGTGTGATCGAAGGCGATATCTTGAGGGATATTGTTGAGAAGATCAGCTTCGAGACCAAGGTCGTGCCGTCTGGAGATGGAGGGTCTATCTGGAAGAGCAAAGGCACTTACTACACAAAAGGTGATTTTGTGCTCGAGGAAGACAAGATTAAGGCAGCAGATAACtgttaa
- the LOC119997380 gene encoding major strawberry allergen Fra a 1.04-like isoform X1 translates to MGVFTFESEYSSTIPPAKLFNAYVIEANKLFPKVVPHAIKSVEFLEGDGGAGSILKLHFGEASPEFRYATHKIELVDKDNLLFNYSVIEGDILRDVVEKINFETKVVSSGDGGSIWKSKATYYTKGDFVLEEEKLKAADNKAKELFKAVQEYVLAHLDEF, encoded by the exons ATGGGTGTTTTCACTTTCGAATCGGAGTACTCCTCCACAATCCCACCGGCAAAACTCTTCAACGCCTATGTTATTGAGGCTAACAAGCTCTTCCCCAAAGTTGTTCCTCACGCCATTAAGAGTGTTGAATTCCTTGAAGGTGATGGTGGTGCTGGATCCATCTTGAAGCTCCACTTTGGTGAAG CTTCTCCTGAGTTCAGATATGCGACCCACAAGATTGAATTGGTAGACAAAGACAATTTGCTGTTCAATTACAGCGTGATCGAAGGCGATATCTTGAGGGATGTTGTTGAGAAGATCAACTTCGAGACCAAGGTTGTGTCGTCTGGAGATGGAGGGTCTATCTGGAAGAGCAAAGCCACTTACTACACAAAAGGTGATTTTGTGCTTGAGGAAGAGAAGCTTAAGGCAGCAGATAACAAGGCCAAGGAACTGTTCAAGGCTGTTCAAGAATATGTCTTGGCCCACCTCGATgagttttaa
- the LOC119997352 gene encoding cytochrome P450 CYP749A22-like, translating into MSLVTLIVGPLCLYLVFLLFKFLHNVWWKPIELQKQMASQGIKGPQYKFMYGSVNEMMQMKQSISRPMSLSHDIFPKVEPHYDHWINTYGKNFLFWFGPKPHLFVSERELVREILNNKEKAYPKRDLISHTKKLIGNSLVSFEGEQWSNMRKLANHAFHGETLKMNLVPEMVASGEMMLKRWKNHEGGEIEVFEEFKLFTSEVISRSAFGSNFVEGKDIFEKLRKVLTIAHRPPSSLWSSTISKILGTDGEKESQKLVSDMRSSILEIIRKREKTVMCGEAEDYGRDFLGLLLKAAHDADESKRITVENVIDECKGMYVAGQETTTNLLSWAILLLALNTDWQEEARKEVQNLFGDQNPHSDGVSKLKIMSMILNETLRLYPPAMGLIRKVNREIRLGNMNLPSTMNFYLPIISFHHDPEIWGEDVHLFKPDRFAEGVAKATKNDASAFFPFGIGPRMCVGYNFALNEAKIALSMILQRYSFTLSPTYAHSPIQVLLLRPQHGVQIILQRLDNGN; encoded by the exons ATGAGCTTAGTAACCCTAATTGTTGGTCCTCTATGCTTGTACCTTGTCTTCCTCCTCTTCAAGTTTCTTCACAATGTATGGTGGAAACCCATTGAGCTACAAAAGCAAATGGCCTCACAAGGGATCAAAGGCCCTCAATACAAATTCATGTATGGAAGTGTAAATGAGATGATGCAAATGAAGCAATCCATCTCAAGACCTATGTCTCTCTCCCATGACATCTTTCCAAAGGTGGAGCCTCATTACGACCATTGGATCAACACTTATG GGAAGAATTTTCTGTTCTGGTTTGGTCCGAAACCTCACTTGTTTGTGTCGGAGCGAGAGCTTGTGAGAGAGATACTGAATAACAAGGAGAAAGCTTACCCAAAAAGAGATTTAATCAGTCATACCAAGAAGCTTATAGGAAACAGTCTTGTTTCATTTGAAGGTGAACAATGGTCCAACATGCGCAAGTTGGCCAATCATGCTTTCCATGGAGAGACCTTAAAA ATGAACTTGGTACCAGAAATGGTTGCTAGTGGTGAGATGATGCTAAAAAGATGGAAAAACCATGAAGGTGGAGAAATTGAGGTGTTTGAGGAATTCAAGTTATTTACATCCGAAGTGATTTCAAGATCAGCTTTTGGAAGCAATTTTGTAGAGGGGAAGGACATATTTGAGAAGCTAAGGAAAGTGCTCACGATAGCTCATAGACCTCCTTCAAGTCTGTGGTCTTCAACCATCAGTAAGATACTTGGAACCGATGGCGAAAAGGAATCGCAGAAGCTGGTGAGCGATATGAGGAGCTCCATTTTAGAAATAAtaaggaagagagaaaagacAGTCATGTGTGGAGAAGCAGAAGATTATGGAAGAGACTTTCTTGGATTACTTCTAAAGGCAGCTCATGATGCTGATGAGTCCAAGAGGATTACAGTGGAGAATGTGATCGATGAGTGCAAGGGAATGTACGTCGCCGGACAAGAAACCACTACTAACTTGCTTTCATGGGCAATTCTGCTTCTAGCACTAAACACAGATTGgcaagaagaagcaagaaaaGAAGTTCAGAATTTGTTTGGTGATCAAAATCCACACTCAGATGGGGTTTCCAAgctcaaaatt ATGAGTATGATCCTTAACGAGACATTGAGATTGTACCCTCCAGCAATGGGACTGATCCGAAAAGTTAATCGAGAAATCCGACTTGGAAACATGAATCTACCATCTACAATGAATTTTTATCTCCCAATTATAAGTTTTCACCATGATCCGGAGATATGGGGAGAAGATGTTCATCTCTTTAAACCAGACAGATTTGCCGAAGGAGTTGCAAAAGCTACCAAGAACGATGCCTCTGCATTCTTCCCATTCGGGATTGGACCCAGAATGTGCGTTGGCTATAACTTTGCACTCAATGAAGCCAAAATTGCTCTTTCCATGATTCTGCAACGATATAGCTTCACACTGTCTCCAACTTATGCTCACTCGCCGATTCAGGTTCTTCTTCTCCGGCCACAACATGGTGTTCAGATTATCCTTCAACGGTTGGATAATGGGAATTGA
- the LOC119997380 gene encoding major strawberry allergen Fra a 1.04-like isoform X2 has protein sequence MGVFTFESENCFTIPPAKLFKAYVLEGNKLFPKVVPHAIKSVEILEGDGGAGSILKLHFGEASPEFRYATHKIELVDKDNLLFNYSVIEGDILRDVVEKINFETKVVSSGDGGSIWKSKATYYTKGDFVLEEEKLKAADNKAKELFKAVQEYVLAHLDEF, from the exons ATGGGTGTTTTTACTTTCGAATCAGAGAACTGCTTCACAATCCCACCAGCAAAACTCTTCAAGGCTTATGTTCTTGAGGGTAACAAGCTCTTCCCCAAAGTTGTTCCTCACGCCATTAAGAGTGTCGAAATCCTTGAAGGTGATGGTGGTGCCGGATCCATCTTGAAGCTCCACTTTGGTGAAG CTTCTCCTGAGTTCAGATATGCGACCCACAAGATTGAATTGGTAGACAAAGACAATTTGCTGTTCAATTACAGCGTGATCGAAGGCGATATCTTGAGGGATGTTGTTGAGAAGATCAACTTCGAGACCAAGGTTGTGTCGTCTGGAGATGGAGGGTCTATCTGGAAGAGCAAAGCCACTTACTACACAAAAGGTGATTTTGTGCTTGAGGAAGAGAAGCTTAAGGCAGCAGATAACAAGGCCAAGGAACTGTTCAAGGCTGTTCAAGAATATGTCTTGGCCCACCTCGATgagttttaa